In Pseudomonas sp. R76, one genomic interval encodes:
- a CDS encoding M10 family metallopeptidase C-terminal domain-containing protein: MVRINPNPVTASLNTQAADSPSQPPTPPSGQGNNKRSYNTDQAAKQITRLGFRWKDLNGDGVIPIAYRFFTPSQATFNTPKGANEFTAAQKADAVRAMQYWSDLANITFAQDAPDAEGQLLLGNDSQLGLAGTGSYPGIYSNGTQVWISSDGKERPPTQDGFGQWLINHEIGHTLGLLHPGQYNGDGDYASRATYAEDTRAYSIMSYWWEGMLGHDFAKHRRTHYPSTPMMDDITAVQKLYGANYKTRNTDTTYGFNSNTARDAFSLRSADDAPVFCVWDGGGNDTLDFSGFHQNQRINLNAQHFSDVGGMKGNVSIARGVTIENAIGGSGDDLLTGNNANNRLKGGAGADRLTGGAGADTFVYDKASDSTLSRSDLLMDFSSGLDKIDVSGALREAGVSSLRFVQRLSGRAGEAVLGYNPSTRESSLSIDLNGNGNADLFIRSSSAIRASDVISDGATVHLPVTPTPPVPAPAPTVTSPTVSRTKRNTTPSQRAPFSVQNWASGSLEGSAMHASAKAVGSIREVTVLRDSWGYERVHYNTLGTGSLIDGGASVLTNKHVHDALAKGSKLELWLGYTEDESGRMRVERKVPLDTRPLSSDANLDYAELRVDLPQAQINALAKQFSPLKLADNTQAQAGQKIFMPNHGQQGLGIAFLNAAGKPTSVLGHNSDSGARSSFYHDAYKIPGTSGSPLISADTGEIIGLHYGSIIGQVGNSRASMGAATRAELIQQHRNQARQ; the protein is encoded by the coding sequence ATGGTCAGAATCAACCCGAACCCCGTCACTGCTTCTTTGAATACACAGGCTGCCGATTCACCCAGCCAACCGCCCACGCCTCCCTCAGGCCAGGGTAACAACAAGAGATCCTACAATACCGATCAGGCCGCCAAACAAATCACGCGATTGGGCTTTCGCTGGAAGGACCTCAATGGTGACGGCGTCATACCCATCGCCTACCGGTTTTTCACCCCGTCGCAAGCAACCTTCAATACGCCCAAGGGCGCCAATGAATTTACCGCTGCTCAGAAAGCCGACGCCGTACGCGCGATGCAGTACTGGTCGGACCTGGCCAATATCACCTTTGCACAGGATGCGCCCGACGCCGAAGGGCAGCTGTTATTAGGCAACGACTCCCAACTCGGCCTTGCCGGAACAGGCAGCTACCCCGGCATCTACAGTAACGGCACGCAGGTGTGGATCTCTTCGGACGGCAAGGAAAGGCCCCCCACCCAAGACGGTTTCGGGCAATGGCTTATTAACCACGAGATCGGGCATACCTTGGGTCTGCTGCACCCAGGCCAATACAACGGTGACGGAGACTACGCCTCACGCGCCACCTATGCCGAAGACACCCGCGCCTACAGCATCATGAGCTACTGGTGGGAAGGCATGCTCGGGCATGATTTTGCCAAGCACCGGCGCACCCACTACCCCTCCACGCCGATGATGGACGACATCACCGCCGTGCAAAAACTGTATGGCGCCAACTACAAGACCCGCAACACCGACACCACCTACGGCTTCAACTCCAACACCGCTCGTGACGCGTTCAGCCTGCGGTCCGCAGACGATGCCCCGGTGTTCTGCGTGTGGGATGGCGGCGGCAATGACACCCTGGACTTTTCCGGCTTCCATCAGAACCAGCGCATCAACCTCAACGCTCAGCATTTTTCCGATGTCGGCGGCATGAAAGGCAACGTCTCCATCGCCAGAGGCGTAACGATAGAAAATGCCATCGGCGGTTCTGGCGATGACCTGTTGACGGGTAACAACGCCAACAATCGCCTCAAAGGTGGCGCAGGAGCAGACCGACTGACCGGCGGCGCCGGGGCCGACACATTTGTCTACGACAAGGCCAGTGACTCCACCCTCAGTCGTTCCGACCTGCTGATGGACTTCAGCAGCGGGCTGGACAAGATTGATGTGTCCGGGGCGTTGCGTGAGGCGGGTGTCAGCAGCCTGCGTTTCGTCCAACGCTTGAGCGGCCGGGCGGGCGAAGCGGTGTTGGGCTACAACCCGAGTACCCGGGAAAGCAGCCTCTCCATTGACCTGAATGGCAACGGCAACGCCGACCTGTTCATCAGGAGCAGCAGTGCAATCAGGGCCAGCGATGTGATCTCCGATGGCGCCACTGTGCACCTTCCAGTGACGCCCACACCACCTGTTCCGGCACCTGCACCTACCGTCACATCGCCTACTGTTTCGCGGACCAAACGCAATACCACTCCCTCGCAACGCGCGCCCTTCTCTGTGCAAAACTGGGCCAGTGGGTCGCTTGAGGGTTCAGCCATGCATGCCAGCGCCAAAGCGGTGGGCAGCATTCGCGAAGTGACCGTGCTGCGCGACTCGTGGGGCTACGAGCGGGTTCATTACAACACCTTGGGCACCGGTTCACTGATCGACGGGGGCGCCAGCGTATTGACCAACAAACATGTGCACGACGCCCTCGCCAAAGGCAGCAAGCTCGAGCTGTGGCTGGGTTACACAGAGGATGAGAGCGGCCGCATGCGCGTCGAGCGCAAGGTGCCGCTGGATACCCGGCCGCTCAGTAGCGACGCCAACCTGGATTACGCCGAGTTGCGGGTCGACTTGCCTCAGGCGCAGATCAACGCCCTGGCCAAGCAGTTCTCGCCGCTCAAATTGGCCGATAACACCCAGGCCCAAGCCGGGCAAAAAATCTTTATGCCCAACCACGGTCAGCAAGGCCTTGGCATTGCCTTCCTGAACGCCGCCGGCAAACCCACCAGCGTTTTGGGGCACAACTCCGACAGCGGCGCCCGGAGTTCTTTCTACCATGACGCCTACAAAATACCCGGCACGTCGGGCTCTCCGCTGATTTCGGCCGACACCGGGGAAATCATCGGGCTGCACTACGGTTCGATCATCGGCCAAGTGGGCAACAGCCGCGCCTCAATGGGCGCCGCGACGCGAGCAGAGCTGATCCAGCAGCACCGTAACCAAGCCCGCCAATGA
- a CDS encoding M10 family metallopeptidase C-terminal domain-containing protein translates to MKTNLSMPFSQPHPIDTQPGDGASRTLGLQPSNQTSNPHRFVPQASGQKVQESRQWATSAASAANTRGSTYDATLRADDPYLNRANRQSFDKQRAIEQLTRQTTTWQDSNRNNKTEISYYFKNERGMGFNEYQKQEARRSIQSWGDVANLAFKENGGAAEGQLTFKVFNGIPSADGAYPYSRYNGGVGGDTRYNQYHVTRSTMTHEIGHALGLSHPGAYDGKLDDRKRVYAQDSKAHSVMSYYDAQSSGKNASHGPLAPMMDDISTIQHKYGANYQTRRENNTYGFNSNTGRDYYSLNSNRDLATFCIWDGAGNDTLDVSGYGTNQVVNLRAGSFSDVGHGQGNVSIARGVTIENAIGGAGHDALIGNDENNRLTGGGGADRLRGGRGADSFVYNRASDSTPQNPDEIMDFTSGSDKIDVTGALRSAGLSSLSVVRAWSGKAGEALLTYDERSGMGSVAIDLNGNGRADLFIKTHGQVRPSDLVPHSAAKVTTRETSGDGTAVAKPPFIFDSARDSTYSNARLLTDFTSGIDSIDLRGVEKEANTRLKLVEAFTGRIGDTIVKYNPQSGRYFIAIDLTGNRTTDFLIKSTQLISPKDIMVH, encoded by the coding sequence TTGAAAACAAACCTCAGTATGCCTTTCAGTCAGCCTCATCCGATTGACACTCAACCGGGCGATGGAGCCTCGCGCACCCTCGGTCTGCAGCCGTCGAATCAAACCTCAAACCCGCATCGTTTTGTACCCCAGGCATCAGGCCAAAAGGTTCAGGAAAGTCGTCAATGGGCCACCTCGGCAGCGAGCGCTGCAAACACCCGTGGCAGCACGTATGACGCAACCCTGCGTGCAGACGATCCCTACTTAAACAGAGCAAACAGGCAGTCCTTTGACAAGCAACGGGCCATAGAGCAGCTCACGCGGCAGACAACCACATGGCAGGACTCGAACCGAAATAACAAAACCGAGATTTCCTACTACTTCAAAAACGAACGGGGTATGGGATTCAACGAATATCAAAAGCAAGAAGCCCGGCGTTCGATCCAATCCTGGGGCGACGTGGCCAATCTGGCCTTCAAAGAAAACGGCGGCGCGGCAGAAGGGCAATTGACCTTCAAAGTATTCAACGGCATCCCCTCTGCCGACGGCGCCTACCCTTATAGCCGCTACAACGGCGGTGTTGGCGGTGATACCCGCTACAACCAGTATCATGTAACACGATCCACCATGACCCACGAAATCGGTCACGCCCTTGGCCTGAGTCACCCAGGTGCCTACGACGGTAAACTAGACGATAGGAAACGTGTCTACGCCCAAGACTCCAAAGCCCATAGCGTCATGAGCTATTACGACGCTCAAAGCAGTGGCAAAAATGCCAGTCACGGCCCATTGGCCCCCATGATGGATGACATCAGCACAATTCAACACAAGTACGGCGCCAACTATCAAACCCGCAGGGAAAACAACACCTATGGCTTCAACTCCAACACCGGGCGGGATTACTACTCACTGAACAGCAACCGCGACTTGGCCACTTTTTGCATCTGGGACGGCGCCGGCAACGACACGCTGGACGTCTCGGGTTACGGCACCAATCAAGTCGTGAACCTCAGGGCGGGTTCGTTCTCGGATGTGGGTCACGGTCAAGGCAACGTCTCAATCGCCCGGGGTGTCACGATCGAAAATGCCATCGGCGGCGCAGGCCATGATGCGCTGATCGGTAACGATGAGAATAACCGGCTCACCGGCGGGGGCGGCGCCGATCGGCTACGCGGGGGCCGAGGTGCCGACAGTTTTGTGTATAACCGCGCCAGTGATTCCACGCCGCAAAACCCGGACGAAATCATGGATTTCACCAGCGGCAGCGACAAGATCGACGTGACGGGTGCGTTGCGCAGTGCGGGCCTGTCTTCCCTGTCTGTCGTCCGTGCCTGGAGCGGTAAAGCCGGTGAAGCGCTGCTCACTTACGACGAACGAAGCGGCATGGGTTCCGTGGCTATCGACCTGAATGGCAATGGCAGGGCTGACCTGTTTATCAAGACCCATGGGCAAGTCAGGCCAAGTGACCTCGTGCCCCACAGCGCTGCCAAAGTCACGACGCGCGAGACCTCAGGCGATGGTACAGCCGTGGCAAAACCGCCTTTCATCTTCGACAGCGCCCGCGATTCGACCTATTCCAATGCTCGGTTACTGACAGATTTCACCAGCGGCATAGACAGCATTGATCTGCGCGGGGTGGAGAAAGAAGCCAATACACGCCTCAAGCTCGTTGAGGCATTTACCGGGCGCATAGGCGATACGATAGTGAAATACAACCCGCAAAGCGGCCGCTATTTCATCGCCATCGACCTGACCGGCAACCGTACGACGGACTTTCTAATAAAAAGTACGCAATTGATCAGCCCCAAGGACATCATGGTTCACTAA